In Wenyingzhuangia fucanilytica, the following are encoded in one genomic region:
- a CDS encoding T9SS type A sorting domain-containing protein — translation MKSLFILVLSIVLSVAVKAQDKGPGGIGTTDGSDIYLWVKTDGLSAGALANWTDNSGNSNSLSQAAGTDQPTIVTNTWNGFPVAQFDGANDHIFVSIAGLTSTANYSVIAAWEQTDATPGNYGALFSSETASPSTSGSFQIAFNNDGDTSGLPDSFQVGGVGTFDIDTEGNSYATIMQKHMLYFGRSGDGASGGVAEFIESYINEANYVSKFTGNTNATYFDEFKIGANRGNGSKIQMNLSEFVIYKNALTDVERIILANYLATKYDFSLSANTVYEGGASGYDFDVAGVGQDDNGDQHLSAQGTGIVAVTLAGGGSLNNDEYLMWGHNGVDVTTASTVSYSPASGSTTTIDNQLDRIWYMSENDASGVSVDLGTGSVLLDMATLSHDISNDSRIRLLVDDDGVFGTGTTGYTGTITSGIATFTGVDFNDGYVFTFGSTNSGQPIGVIAGNGIGGYSGPGGIGNNNGSDMYLWLRADLETSISTETGVSQWNDQSGNNNNVVQATSADQPSYQTSVINGLPVVRFDGESASHELTADIADITDESYTIIYIWDFTKSTTAIAQESIFSSSNSSSTTDSFQHGFAGTSPTNLRWQTTSHQMVQEADFSSGTIGIDTPNVIIYTREANETSTSYSNNTQTLSKTLTGSENSVFTHFKLGENRGGGKNIDADLAEMIILNNSINDVERTIISNYLSAKYNTSLTANDIYDGDDDGYDYDVAGIGNDGTYTHLDSQGTGIVRINNASGLGNDEYLFWGANVNNTSLHTFSRVETGDTDFSRLDTHWKVSESDASGGSVNVGQFDISFDLSKIDFGELDVDNCLDLKLVVDQDDADAIFNTVSRTIDLTIDNGFAFASLSSGSDITDNDIFTLQYQDAIVRESDTWNNTIGGDVAPDNSDACYKLVIKENQEVTLTSDINVLKIEVESGAVLTVNSGLEINIEGGVVLNGTGQLKLLGTSQLIQHHTGETLNTGTNFYNTITPPTKNQFVFSYFGSPVDEGSGEYTVGGVLKDGRINALSATTTGDDITFISNDSDGYQSGSETAISENWIYSYEDGETGADFVLKQSTGSFDVGLGFSMKYPGTSSQPLIYNGRPNSGSYTIPIERDVYTMISNPYPSAIDADVFISDNDSAITGTLYFLEQQATISSHYQSDYELGYSTWSTGIGTAASVAVSGTAGLGVGTYTAPDQYIAVGQGFLVAGDHNGGNIVFDNNQRVFKELGEDGSGVDGSVFFKQSKAKTITPKIPTVHIGFEFQLSDDVMFHRNLGVSFKKGNNLTNNDQGYDSYIYDQKPSDAYFGVQTVNNYEDESVEYKDEKFVTVGVEEFNENIEIPIFIGLDQDRTVYFRVDEYNGIDNTIYLTDVEAGTQEVLTGGVVSKQLSLGEYSNRFYVTFKEDQSLKNDHIISEDFSITKTEGNLVVLSSVYKINKLSLFSITGSLVQEVNQSTINISRFSNGLYILKIDTNDGVSTIKVVL, via the coding sequence ATGAAATCTTTATTTATTCTTGTTTTGTCAATTGTATTGTCTGTTGCGGTTAAAGCTCAAGACAAAGGACCTGGAGGTATTGGAACTACAGATGGCTCTGATATTTATTTATGGGTTAAAACCGATGGGCTTTCTGCAGGTGCTTTAGCTAATTGGACGGATAATTCTGGTAATAGCAATTCTCTTTCGCAAGCGGCAGGTACCGATCAGCCAACTATAGTAACCAATACGTGGAATGGATTTCCTGTAGCTCAATTTGATGGAGCTAATGATCATATTTTTGTATCAATAGCAGGGCTTACTTCAACTGCTAATTATTCAGTTATTGCTGCTTGGGAGCAAACAGATGCTACTCCTGGAAATTATGGAGCTTTGTTCTCTAGTGAAACAGCATCTCCTAGTACATCCGGAAGTTTTCAAATTGCTTTTAATAATGATGGAGATACTAGTGGTTTACCCGATTCCTTTCAAGTTGGGGGAGTAGGTACTTTTGATATAGATACCGAAGGGAATTCCTACGCTACAATAATGCAGAAACACATGTTGTATTTTGGCCGTTCTGGTGATGGAGCATCAGGAGGAGTGGCTGAGTTTATAGAGTCATATATAAATGAAGCAAATTATGTTAGCAAGTTTACAGGAAATACAAATGCAACTTATTTTGATGAGTTTAAAATTGGAGCAAATAGAGGAAATGGTTCTAAAATTCAAATGAATCTTTCGGAGTTTGTAATATATAAAAATGCTTTAACCGATGTAGAACGAATTATTTTAGCGAATTATTTAGCTACTAAGTATGATTTTTCTTTAAGCGCTAATACGGTTTACGAAGGAGGAGCATCGGGTTATGATTTTGATGTTGCTGGTGTAGGACAAGATGATAATGGTGATCAGCATTTAAGTGCTCAAGGAACAGGAATTGTAGCTGTAACATTAGCTGGAGGAGGTAGTTTAAATAATGATGAGTATTTAATGTGGGGGCATAATGGTGTTGATGTTACTACAGCATCTACCGTTTCATATTCACCTGCTTCAGGGAGTACAACTACAATAGATAATCAATTAGACAGAATTTGGTATATGTCCGAAAATGATGCTTCAGGGGTATCTGTAGATTTGGGTACAGGATCAGTTTTGTTAGATATGGCTACTTTATCGCATGATATCTCAAATGATTCCAGAATAAGACTTTTGGTTGATGATGATGGTGTCTTTGGAACAGGAACTACAGGTTATACAGGAACAATTACTTCCGGAATTGCAACTTTTACCGGTGTAGATTTTAATGATGGCTATGTCTTTACTTTTGGTTCAACAAATTCAGGTCAACCTATTGGGGTTATTGCCGGAAATGGTATTGGAGGATATTCCGGTCCAGGAGGTATAGGAAACAATAATGGTTCTGATATGTACTTGTGGTTAAGAGCAGATTTAGAAACAAGTATATCTACGGAAACTGGAGTAAGTCAATGGAATGATCAATCAGGAAATAATAATAATGTTGTTCAAGCAACATCAGCCGATCAGCCGTCATATCAAACATCAGTAATAAATGGTTTGCCGGTTGTACGTTTTGATGGAGAAAGTGCTAGTCATGAATTAACTGCAGATATTGCTGATATCACAGATGAATCATATACCATTATTTATATATGGGATTTTACAAAATCTACAACAGCTATAGCTCAAGAGTCTATATTTTCAAGTTCAAATTCATCTAGCACAACAGATTCTTTCCAGCATGGTTTTGCAGGAACATCCCCAACAAATTTAAGATGGCAAACTACTTCTCATCAAATGGTGCAGGAAGCTGATTTTTCAAGTGGGACAATTGGTATAGATACACCAAATGTAATTATTTACACTAGAGAAGCTAATGAAACCAGTACATCGTATTCTAATAATACACAAACATTAAGCAAAACACTAACAGGATCAGAGAATTCGGTGTTTACCCATTTTAAACTAGGGGAAAACAGAGGTGGTGGAAAAAATATTGATGCTGATTTGGCTGAAATGATTATTTTAAATAACAGTATAAATGATGTAGAAAGAACGATTATTTCAAACTATCTGTCTGCAAAATACAATACAAGTTTAACGGCTAATGATATATATGATGGAGATGATGATGGTTATGACTATGATGTTGCTGGAATCGGTAACGATGGAACATATACACATTTAGATTCTCAAGGAACAGGTATTGTACGTATAAATAATGCTTCAGGACTGGGTAATGATGAGTATTTGTTTTGGGGAGCAAATGTAAACAACACTAGTTTGCATACTTTCTCTAGAGTTGAGACGGGCGATACTGATTTTTCAAGATTAGATACTCATTGGAAGGTAAGTGAATCAGATGCTAGTGGAGGTTCTGTTAATGTGGGGCAATTTGATATTTCTTTTGACTTGTCAAAAATAGACTTTGGAGAGCTAGATGTGGATAACTGTTTAGATTTAAAATTAGTTGTTGATCAAGATGATGCTGATGCTATTTTTAATACAGTAAGTAGAACAATAGATTTAACTATTGATAATGGTTTTGCTTTTGCGAGTTTATCTTCTGGTTCTGACATAACAGATAATGATATTTTTACATTACAATATCAAGATGCAATAGTAAGAGAGTCTGATACGTGGAATAATACGATTGGTGGAGATGTAGCTCCGGACAATTCTGATGCCTGTTATAAATTAGTAATTAAAGAAAATCAAGAAGTTACTTTGACTTCAGATATAAACGTACTTAAAATAGAAGTAGAAAGTGGAGCCGTTCTTACAGTAAATTCAGGGTTAGAAATTAATATTGAAGGAGGAGTGGTGTTAAATGGAACAGGACAACTAAAATTATTGGGTACTTCTCAGTTAATTCAACACCATACAGGAGAAACTTTAAATACAGGTACTAATTTTTATAATACGATAACGCCACCAACAAAAAATCAATTTGTGTTTTCTTATTTTGGGTCACCAGTAGACGAAGGTTCGGGAGAATATACTGTTGGAGGAGTTTTAAAAGACGGTAGAATTAATGCCTTGTCTGCTACTACTACAGGAGATGATATAACTTTTATATCTAATGATTCTGATGGTTACCAATCAGGAAGTGAAACTGCTATTTCTGAAAATTGGATTTATTCATATGAAGATGGGGAAACAGGTGCAGATTTTGTACTTAAGCAATCAACAGGAAGTTTTGATGTAGGTTTAGGTTTTTCAATGAAATATCCTGGAACATCTTCACAGCCTTTAATATATAATGGAAGGCCAAATAGTGGGTCTTATACGATACCTATTGAAAGAGATGTGTATACTATGATTTCAAATCCATATCCAAGTGCTATTGACGCAGATGTTTTTATAAGTGATAATGATTCTGCAATAACAGGTACTTTGTATTTTTTAGAGCAACAAGCTACTATAAGTTCTCATTATCAAAGTGATTATGAATTAGGATATAGTACATGGTCAACTGGAATTGGTACTGCTGCAAGTGTAGCTGTTTCGGGTACAGCAGGACTTGGTGTAGGTACTTATACAGCGCCAGATCAATATATAGCTGTTGGTCAAGGGTTTTTAGTTGCAGGAGATCATAACGGAGGAAATATTGTTTTTGATAATAATCAAAGAGTTTTTAAAGAATTAGGTGAAGATGGAAGTGGTGTTGATGGCTCTGTGTTTTTTAAACAAAGTAAAGCGAAAACAATAACTCCTAAAATACCAACAGTGCACATTGGTTTTGAGTTTCAATTGTCAGATGATGTGATGTTTCATAGAAATTTAGGAGTGAGTTTTAAAAAAGGAAATAATTTAACCAATAATGATCAGGGATACGATTCATATATATATGACCAAAAACCCTCAGATGCTTATTTTGGAGTTCAAACGGTTAATAATTATGAGGATGAATCTGTAGAATATAAAGACGAGAAGTTTGTGACTGTAGGGGTGGAGGAGTTTAATGAGAATATAGAGATTCCTATATTTATTGGGTTGGATCAAGACAGAACAGTTTATTTTAGAGTAGATGAGTATAATGGTATTGATAATACAATATATTTAACAGATGTAGAGGCAGGTACTCAGGAGGTGTTAACTGGTGGAGTAGTTAGTAAGCAGCTTTCTTTAGGGGAATATTCTAATAGATTCTATGTTACTTTTAAAGAAGATCAAAGTTTAAAAAACGATCATATAATATCAGAAGACTTTTCTATTACAAAAACAGAAGGGAATTTAGTTGTATTATCATCGGTATATAAAATAAATAAACTGAGTCTGTTTTCGATTACTGGTAGTTTAGTTCAGGAGGTTAATCAGTCAACAATTAATATATCTAGGTTTAGTAACGGTCTTTATATATTAAAGATTGATACTAATGATGGTGTTTCTACGATTAAGGTGGTATTATAA
- a CDS encoding S9 family peptidase: MNKSYFLFYITLFYAVFSLAQKKEITLSEIWSGEFRTKGMRELQSLKNDREYTVLNWDASTRSTSIDLYDYESQVKKKTIVRSSELNITPFSKYSFSQDEQKILLATELEPIYRRSTLAKYFVYDIVTSELIAVDDRKIQEPTFSPIGDKIAYVCNNNIYIKNLVDNSIIQITSDGEKNKIINGITDWVYEEEFEFVRAFEWNKTGTQLAYVKFDETKVPEFSMDIYAQNLYPKQQVFKYPKAGENNSQVSLYNCNVLSKETLKINFPESPYYIPRFKFTEEENLLSVQTLNRHQNNLNLYFCDVEKNQIHLVLNEKEDTYISIANHLTFLKDNSFLWLSEKDGYNHIYYYSKSGELKKQITKGLWEVTDFYGYNSKDKMIYYQSTENGNINRDVYAINIKGKNKKRLTKKVGTNAATFSTGYTYFINTFSSVQTPYCYTLNQTNKVVEIKELVNNEPLLEKLKDYEFSNKEFSTIRVNGNDLNMWMIKPVDFDDQKKYPVLMYQYSGPGSQEVANKWNGANDYWYQLLASKGYIVVCVDGRGTGFKGADFKKVTYKKLGKYEVEDQIQAAKQLGALSYVDENRIGIWGWSYGGFMSSNCILKGNDVFKMAIAVAPVTSWRYYDTIYTERYMQTPQENPEGYDLNSPINFADQLKGKFLLIHGTADDNVHVQNSMRLIERLIIKNKQFDWAIYPNKNHGIYGGNTRLQLYTKMTNFIEYSL; the protein is encoded by the coding sequence ATGAACAAATCATATTTTCTGTTTTATATAACGCTGTTTTACGCTGTGTTTTCTCTAGCTCAAAAAAAAGAAATCACGCTAAGTGAAATATGGAGCGGAGAATTCCGAACAAAAGGAATGCGTGAGTTACAAAGTCTAAAAAATGATAGGGAATATACCGTTTTAAATTGGGATGCCTCTACTCGTTCAACTTCTATTGATTTATATGATTATGAATCACAAGTAAAAAAGAAAACTATTGTAAGATCATCCGAACTAAATATTACTCCATTTTCAAAATATTCATTCAGTCAAGATGAACAGAAAATTTTATTGGCTACAGAGTTAGAGCCTATTTACAGGAGGTCAACCTTAGCTAAGTATTTTGTCTATGATATAGTTACATCAGAATTAATTGCTGTTGATGATAGAAAAATTCAAGAACCAACTTTTTCTCCTATTGGAGACAAGATTGCTTATGTGTGTAATAATAATATTTATATTAAAAACTTGGTAGATAATTCAATTATACAAATTACTTCTGATGGAGAAAAAAATAAAATCATCAATGGAATAACAGACTGGGTTTACGAAGAGGAGTTTGAATTTGTTCGTGCTTTTGAATGGAACAAAACAGGAACTCAATTGGCTTATGTAAAATTTGATGAAACCAAGGTGCCAGAATTTTCTATGGATATTTATGCTCAAAATTTATATCCAAAACAACAAGTGTTTAAATATCCTAAAGCTGGAGAAAATAATTCACAAGTGTCACTTTACAACTGTAATGTTTTATCAAAAGAAACTTTAAAAATTAATTTTCCTGAAAGTCCATATTACATCCCTAGATTCAAATTTACTGAAGAAGAAAATTTATTAAGTGTGCAAACGCTTAATAGACATCAAAACAATTTGAATTTGTATTTCTGTGATGTTGAAAAAAATCAAATTCATCTTGTTTTAAATGAAAAGGAAGATACTTATATCAGTATTGCCAATCATCTTACTTTTTTAAAAGACAATAGTTTTTTATGGCTAAGTGAAAAGGATGGATACAATCATATTTATTATTATTCAAAATCAGGAGAGTTAAAAAAACAAATCACCAAAGGTTTGTGGGAGGTTACTGATTTTTATGGTTATAATTCAAAAGATAAAATGATTTATTATCAATCCACAGAAAATGGAAATATCAATAGAGATGTTTATGCAATTAATATTAAAGGAAAAAATAAAAAAAGGCTAACTAAAAAGGTAGGAACCAATGCAGCTACATTTAGTACAGGTTATACTTATTTTATTAATACGTTTTCTAGTGTACAAACACCTTATTGTTATACATTAAATCAAACAAATAAAGTGGTAGAAATTAAAGAATTGGTTAATAACGAACCATTGTTAGAAAAACTTAAAGATTATGAGTTTTCTAATAAAGAGTTTTCTACCATAAGAGTTAATGGGAACGATTTAAATATGTGGATGATAAAACCTGTAGATTTTGATGATCAAAAGAAATATCCTGTGTTAATGTATCAGTATAGTGGTCCAGGTTCTCAAGAAGTAGCGAACAAATGGAATGGGGCAAATGATTACTGGTATCAATTATTAGCATCTAAAGGGTATATTGTGGTTTGTGTAGATGGTAGAGGTACCGGGTTTAAAGGCGCAGATTTTAAAAAAGTAACTTATAAAAAATTAGGGAAGTACGAGGTAGAAGATCAAATTCAAGCAGCAAAACAATTAGGAGCTCTTTCTTATGTTGATGAAAATAGAATAGGAATTTGGGGATGGAGTTATGGAGGATTTATGAGTAGTAATTGTATTCTAAAAGGGAACGATGTTTTTAAAATGGCAATAGCCGTAGCTCCAGTAACAAGTTGGAGGTATTATGATACCATTTATACAGAACGATACATGCAGACTCCACAAGAAAATCCTGAGGGTTACGATTTAAATTCACCTATAAATTTTGCAGACCAACTAAAAGGAAAATTTTTGTTAATACACGGTACTGCTGATGATAATGTACATGTACAAAATTCAATGAGGTTGATTGAGAGGTTAATTATTAAGAATAAACAATTTGATTGGGCTATTTATCCAAATAAGAATCATGGAATTTACGGAGGGAATACCAGATTACAGCTTTATACAAAAATGACAAACTTTATTGAGTATTCTTTGTAG
- the nqrF gene encoding NADH:ubiquinone reductase (Na(+)-transporting) subunit F — protein MNVIAISIVVFLIIVLILVSILLGAKAKLLPSGKVKVTINGEKTIEVETGSSLLATLGNEKIFLPSACGGGGTCLQCECHVHSGGGEALPTETPHFTRKELAKGARLGCQVKVKSDMEISIPEEIFGIKKWEATVVRNYNVASFIKEFVVEIPEDMDYKAGGYIQIEIPPCEVKYSDMDITAHPTDHPGEPDKFQTEWEKFGLWPLVMKNPETVERAYSMASYPAEGREIMLNVRVACPPFDRVKGGWMDVNPGIASSYVFNQKPGDKVTISGPYGEFFINEDSDAEMIYIGGGAGMAPMRSHLYELFHTMKTGRKVSYWYGGRSKRELFYIHYFEDLMKKFPNFQLYLVLSEPLEEDNWKVKKDIHDKEGDGFVGFVHQSLIDNYLSSHETPEDIEFYFCGPPMMNQAVVKMCDDFGVPKENVRFDDFGG, from the coding sequence ATGAATGTAATTGCAATTAGTATCGTTGTTTTCTTGATTATTGTTTTAATCTTAGTAAGTATTTTATTAGGAGCTAAGGCAAAATTATTACCATCAGGAAAAGTAAAAGTTACGATCAACGGAGAAAAAACAATTGAAGTAGAAACAGGAAGTTCTTTATTAGCAACTTTAGGTAACGAAAAAATATTTTTACCATCAGCATGTGGTGGAGGTGGAACTTGTTTACAGTGTGAATGTCACGTTCATTCTGGAGGAGGTGAAGCTTTACCAACAGAAACACCTCACTTTACTCGTAAAGAGTTAGCTAAAGGTGCTCGTTTAGGTTGTCAGGTAAAGGTTAAAAGTGATATGGAAATCTCTATTCCAGAAGAAATTTTTGGAATTAAGAAATGGGAAGCTACTGTAGTTCGTAACTATAACGTAGCGTCATTTATCAAAGAGTTTGTTGTAGAAATTCCAGAAGATATGGACTACAAAGCAGGAGGGTATATTCAAATTGAAATTCCACCTTGTGAAGTAAAATATTCTGATATGGATATTACAGCTCACCCTACGGATCACCCAGGTGAACCTGATAAATTCCAAACAGAGTGGGAAAAATTTGGTCTATGGCCATTGGTAATGAAAAACCCAGAAACTGTAGAGCGTGCTTACTCTATGGCTTCTTACCCTGCAGAAGGAAGAGAAATTATGTTAAACGTACGTGTGGCTTGTCCTCCTTTCGATAGAGTAAAAGGTGGATGGATGGATGTAAATCCAGGGATTGCTTCTTCTTATGTATTTAACCAAAAACCAGGAGATAAAGTTACTATTTCAGGACCTTATGGAGAATTCTTTATCAACGAAGATTCTGATGCTGAAATGATTTATATTGGAGGTGGAGCTGGTATGGCGCCAATGAGATCTCACTTATATGAATTATTTCACACCATGAAAACGGGACGTAAAGTATCTTATTGGTACGGAGGTCGTTCTAAGCGTGAGTTGTTCTATATTCACTACTTTGAAGACTTAATGAAGAAATTCCCTAATTTCCAATTATACTTAGTATTGTCAGAGCCTTTAGAGGAGGATAACTGGAAAGTGAAGAAAGATATTCATGATAAAGAAGGTGATGGATTTGTTGGATTTGTACACCAATCTTTAATTGATAACTATTTATCATCACATGAGACACCAGAAGATATTGAGTTTTACTTCTGTGGACCACCAATGATGAACCAAGCAGTAGTTAAAATGTGTGATGATTTTGGAGTGCCAAAAGAAAATGTACGTTTTGATGACTTTGGAGGATAA
- the nqrE gene encoding NADH:ubiquinone reductase (Na(+)-transporting) subunit E: MEYINIFVKSIFIDNMVFAYFLGMCSYLAVSKTVNTAVGLGAAVVFVLSITVPVNFLIDSYLLKPGALSWLGEEYASIDLSFLSFIMFIAVIASMVQLVEMIVERFAPALYGALGIFLPLIAVNCAILGGSLFMQQKDFANVGESAVYGFGSGIGWLLAIVAIAAIREKIAYSHVPGPLKGLGITFIITGLMAIGFMSFSGIKL; this comes from the coding sequence ATGGAATATATTAACATCTTTGTAAAAAGTATATTTATTGATAACATGGTATTTGCATATTTCTTAGGAATGTGTTCTTACTTAGCAGTATCAAAAACAGTAAATACGGCTGTAGGTTTAGGAGCGGCAGTAGTATTTGTATTGTCTATTACAGTTCCTGTAAACTTTTTAATAGACTCATATTTATTAAAGCCAGGTGCTTTATCATGGTTAGGTGAGGAATACGCAAGTATCGATTTATCTTTCTTAAGTTTTATCATGTTTATTGCAGTAATTGCATCAATGGTACAATTGGTAGAAATGATTGTTGAGCGTTTTGCACCAGCATTGTACGGAGCATTAGGTATTTTCTTACCGTTAATTGCAGTAAACTGTGCTATTTTAGGAGGATCTTTATTTATGCAACAAAAAGATTTTGCCAATGTTGGTGAGTCTGCTGTATATGGATTTGGATCAGGAATAGGATGGTTATTAGCTATTGTGGCTATTGCAGCTATTAGAGAAAAAATCGCATATTCTCATGTTCCAGGACCGTTAAAAGGTTTAGGAATTACTTTCATCATTACTGGTTTAATGGCGATTGGGTTTATGAGTTTCTCAGGAATCAAATTATAA
- a CDS encoding NADH:ubiquinone reductase (Na(+)-transporting) subunit D: MAEVKEALFSKQNKALLSDPLNDNNPISVQVLGICSALAITVQLKPAVVMSLAVLFVVIASNVIVSLIRNLIPGRIRIIVQLLIVASLVILVDQVLKAYAYDVSKELSVFVGLIITNCIVMGRLEAFALANGPWKSFLDGVGNGAGYALILVLVAVFRELLGSGKLFGIEILGHKAKTIADSTGLYALGYENNGFMLLSPMALITVGIIIWVQRYKNRKLIEQH, encoded by the coding sequence ATGGCAGAAGTAAAAGAAGCATTATTTTCAAAGCAAAATAAAGCGTTGTTATCAGATCCATTAAACGATAACAACCCAATTTCAGTTCAGGTATTAGGTATATGTTCAGCATTGGCAATTACAGTTCAGTTAAAGCCAGCTGTAGTGATGTCTTTAGCAGTATTATTTGTTGTTATTGCGTCTAACGTAATCGTGTCATTAATACGTAACCTAATCCCAGGACGTATTCGTATCATCGTTCAATTATTAATTGTTGCCTCTTTGGTAATTTTAGTAGATCAGGTGTTAAAAGCATATGCATACGATGTAAGTAAAGAATTATCAGTATTCGTAGGGTTAATTATTACAAACTGTATTGTAATGGGACGTTTAGAGGCTTTTGCTTTGGCAAACGGACCATGGAAATCTTTCTTAGATGGAGTAGGAAACGGTGCAGGTTATGCCTTAATCTTAGTTTTAGTAGCTGTCTTTAGAGAGTTGTTAGGATCGGGTAAATTATTTGGAATTGAAATTTTAGGACATAAAGCTAAAACAATTGCAGATTCTACAGGATTGTATGCTCTAGGATATGAGAACAACGGATTTATGTTATTGTCTCCAATGGCATTAATTACCGTAGGAATCATAATCTGGGTACAACGTTACAAGAACAGAAAATTAATTGAACAACATTAA
- the nqrC gene encoding NADH:ubiquinone reductase (Na(+)-transporting) subunit C produces MNKNSNAYTFIFAIIIVTIIAGLLAFTATSLKPLQDTNVKAEKMQNILGTIGITDVSREEAEAEFNKYIKEQLALKSDGSVDASAKAFNIGLKNEVKKDVDQQRYPLYIAEKDGQTFYVVPLYGAGLWDAIWGYIALASDKNTIVGANFDHKGETPGLGAEITTDWFQAQFTGKKILDESNNFVSVTAVKGGAKAGDDHGVDAISGGTITSNGVSDMIDERLSHYLPYFKNN; encoded by the coding sequence TTATTGTAACAATTATTGCAGGATTATTAGCATTTACTGCCACTAGTTTAAAACCTTTACAGGACACAAACGTAAAAGCAGAAAAAATGCAAAATATTTTAGGAACTATCGGTATTACTGATGTTTCTAGAGAAGAAGCTGAAGCAGAGTTTAACAAATACATCAAAGAGCAATTGGCTTTAAAAAGTGATGGATCTGTTGATGCAAGTGCAAAAGCTTTTAACATTGGGTTGAAAAATGAAGTTAAAAAAGATGTTGATCAACAACGCTATCCTTTATATATAGCAGAAAAAGATGGACAAACTTTTTATGTAGTGCCATTATACGGAGCTGGTCTTTGGGATGCAATATGGGGATACATAGCTTTAGCTTCTGATAAGAATACTATTGTAGGGGCAAACTTTGACCATAAAGGAGAAACTCCTGGTTTAGGTGCCGAAATTACTACGGATTGGTTTCAAGCTCAATTTACAGGAAAAAAGATTTTAGATGAGTCAAATAATTTTGTTTCTGTTACCGCTGTTAAAGGTGGAGCAAAAGCAGGAGACGATCATGGTGTAGATGCTATTTCTGGAGGTACTATTACTTCTAATGGAGTATCTGATATGATTGACGAACGTTTGTCACATTATTTACCTTACTTTAAAAATAACTAG